The Sinomicrobium kalidii region CATTTAATTTATACTGTAAAATACCATTTACAAAAATCAATGCCAACTATGCTCCTGTAAAAGAATTAGCTGGTATCATAGGCCGAACCAATGGAGCAATGGCAATGAAATTAGCAAATTTTGCCCGGCTGGACCCTGCCTTGCAAGCCAGAAATGTTTCCGGCTTAACCCAGGGGGCAAAAGGAGAAGAAGAGGTATGGAATGAATTTCACGGAAACTGGGAAGAATTAGCCTGGCAAAGTGAACAGATTTTAGCCCGGTATAAAGGTATTCCTGTCGAAAAATCCTCGGAAATCAGTATAGACAATATACCCGAAGGTAAAGAAAGAGAGGCAACAGTAAAGAACAGAGTAAATCAATCATTTTTCAGGAAAATGATACTGGCCTCCTATAACTACTCCTGCTGTATTACAGGAATATCTGTACCGGAATTACTGGTTGCAAGTCATATAATCCCCTGGTCTGAAGATAAATTTAACCGGATGAATCCTTCCAATGGTTTGTGCCTTAATTCACTCCATGACTCTGCCTTTGATAAGGGGCTTTTAACTATTACCCCGGATTATAAAATTAAATTATCTCAGAAACTTCTCAACATCACAGATAATACAGCTTCAGGTTTTTTTTTACTATACAATAACAAATCCATTCTGCCATCAACACGGTTTTCGCCAGATCTTGAATTTCTGGAATGGCATAATAAAAATATTTTTAAGGAGCCGTTTTAAACCTTTTATTCTATATTAATATTTAACAGTTTATTAGTTTTGGTCCTTTTCCATGCCTTGCAATCCTAGTCATTATTGATTTATACTACATAATAATCTTATGAATACACCTGATGAACTCAATGTAGTACGTAAGCTTTACTCAAATCAGGATTACCCCAAAACAAGATCACTTTGGAGTCTGATAACAAATGCGTATAGAATGATAAACAGTGTTTACATATTTACAAATTTTGATGAGTATTGCAGACAACTTCGCTCAGATAAACAGGAAGACAAACAGAAGGTTTACTGGAAGGCTTCTTACTACGAAAAATTAATTGATTATATAAAAATTATAACTGCTTTTGAAACACTAAACAAGGCTGTTTTGATAAAAAGAGGGATACTGATTCATAAAATAGATCGCACCTTTAATAAGGAATTATTTAAACAACAATCAGCAGGGAAACCAGTGAAAATATCCGATTTTTATCAGGACGGTTATCCGGACATACCTATACGCGGGAATAGAACAGAGTGTAATGGTTTGGCAAAAAGTATGGCTACTATAAACTTTTCCCATACGCTTAATGAGGAGTATCAGTCTATACTTAATCTGGACAAAAAATTAGTGTATTACCTGAAGGAGATAAACTTAAAACGGAATAGGCTCCATTTATATACTGATTTTCATGGCGCCTTTCATGTTGAACATCATATTGAGAAATGGAGATTTATTAAAGACACGTCCATTTCAGTTATAAAAAAGGAAAAGGATAAAATTGATGAAGAATTAAAAAAAATAAAGTAAGCTTTCAACTGCCCCTCATTTGAGTATAATACTGAAAAAACATCCATGTCTTGTCTGACCTATTTTTCTATCACCCCACTCTGCGAAGTGTTACAGGCACTGCAAATATCTCTGGCTTTGCAGTCTTATTTCAGCATATTTTTACAAGTATTCAATTCAAACCCTTATGAAATATAAAATACTCTTTGATAAAGTAAGAACCATAGTTAAGCACCATACTGAACTTAAACAATTAAAGGGCGAAAATTTTAATGTATTTGATATTCTTAATCTTCAGACTAATGAAGTAAGAACACATTCTGCCTTTTTAGCAGAACTGTTAAATCCGAAAGGTTCTCATTTGATGGGAAGTCTATTTTTGGAGGATTTTTTAGCTATCATCAACCATGATATTAACGGAACAGAAGAGTTTGACATTTCAACAGCATCTGTTCTGGTAGAGGCCTATATAGGCAAGGTTGAAAAAGAAACAGGTGGGCGCATAGATATTTTGTTAACGGATAGTAAGGGAAATACCATCACTATTGAAAATAAAATTGATGCAGGAGACCAGGAGAATCAAATTCTTCGCTATTACAATTACAATGAATCCAAAAACACAGTTTACTATTTAAACAAATACGGGGATGAACCCAGTGAAAACAGTAAGAATGAACTGGAATCCGGTTCCGATTTTCATATTATTAGTTACCGCAATCATATTATATCCTGGCTGGACAAATGCAATGAACTGGCGGCAGATCAGCCTATCCTGAGAGAAAGCATTAAGCAATACAACATCTTAATAAAAAAACTAACGAATACCCTTGAAAACAAACAAGAAATGGAATTGAAAAAACTAATATTAGACAATCTTGAAGAAGCTGAGCTCATAGCACAAAAATATGATTCGGTTTTAGCACGTGTGCGTGAGGATTTCAGAATAGCATTGATAGAAGAACTTACAAATTACCGGGAACAAACAGATAGCTTAAAAAACTATAACATAAAGGCTAACAAAGCCATTAATGCCACATATTCCGGTATTTGGATTCCTCAAACAGAAAACTCCAAAAAAATGTTTGGGGTTTGTGGTTTTAGTGGTAAGGGACATATAAATGGTGATTTTTTTGTAGGATTGTATAATGAGACTGAGCTAGAGAATACAGATTT contains the following coding sequences:
- a CDS encoding PD-(D/E)XK nuclease family protein, whose amino-acid sequence is MKYKILFDKVRTIVKHHTELKQLKGENFNVFDILNLQTNEVRTHSAFLAELLNPKGSHLMGSLFLEDFLAIINHDINGTEEFDISTASVLVEAYIGKVEKETGGRIDILLTDSKGNTITIENKIDAGDQENQILRYYNYNESKNTVYYLNKYGDEPSENSKNELESGSDFHIISYRNHIISWLDKCNELAADQPILRESIKQYNILIKKLTNTLENKQEMELKKLILDNLEEAELIAQKYDSVLARVREDFRIALIEELTNYREQTDSLKNYNIKANKAINATYSGIWIPQTENSKKMFGVCGFSGKGHINGDFFVGLYNETELENTDLKGIDSNKNWRHYKVLTCNFKENPEWTINCSDKDFLKYIANPENLKQVVNEVKKQIIDFIEKYIGYVS
- a CDS encoding HNH endonuclease — its product is MTKNKNWTYEEHILAFNLYCKIPFTKINANYAPVKELAGIIGRTNGAMAMKLANFARLDPALQARNVSGLTQGAKGEEEVWNEFHGNWEELAWQSEQILARYKGIPVEKSSEISIDNIPEGKEREATVKNRVNQSFFRKMILASYNYSCCITGISVPELLVASHIIPWSEDKFNRMNPSNGLCLNSLHDSAFDKGLLTITPDYKIKLSQKLLNITDNTASGFFLLYNNKSILPSTRFSPDLEFLEWHNKNIFKEPF